One part of the Dysidea avara chromosome 10, odDysAvar1.4, whole genome shotgun sequence genome encodes these proteins:
- the LOC136269178 gene encoding M-phase inducer phosphatase 2-like isoform X2: MDGRNKPVTSVFSPGMELGTPNEEDISCLTPRRRLSLDKQEKSPPVTDNESGFCSWDGVSPTVDGGSLSSLDSVFLGSSIGKPSNSSMVGGGPMRRCIKQARRASRLRCSSSSSDNKENQETHKSDGVFKMPIPLPFHDRPVSLPSFPLSPMEDSSYKQINSPFDNLVLSSPPSDGFDPEVLSEATNEESPPLQSLGALLMSPTTQFVNAVNSPTVLKPTPVRPKPCLFGKQLHRQLSVSSVDDHQHVIRPPKRYILSPHHESAAKKTPSSFTESLPGNSTSISPRQQQQAVPFVRSYSCVVRPHDTPTQDEDELIGDQSKPYCLPIERGASPPDLKCISPQTVADVLSGSYSHLVNSYTIVDCRFPYEHNGGHIKGAINIWNKDDLLKYFLPDSGLQHSCEGYRNVYIFHCEFSSKRGPGMLKFLREMDRKRNGLADFPKLYYPELYLAHGGYKSFYEQFPKFCEPEEYCTMIDDNHKEEYRHFSERSKSWSGETKKRCPSLGRRRHTFLGDHSTKCTASRQL; the protein is encoded by the exons ATGGATGGACGAAACAAACCCGTCACGTCTGTTTTCAGCCCAGGTATGGAGTTGGGTACACCCAATGAAGAAGACATCAGTTG TTTGACTCCTAGGAGGAGATTGTCTTTAGATAAACAGGAGAAGAGCCCGCCAGTAACTGACAATGAATCTG GGTTTTGTAGTTGGGATGGTGTATCTCCCACAGTTGATGGTGGTAGTTTGTCATCTCTTGATTCTGTGTTCCTGGGGAGTAGCAT AGGTAAGCCAAGCAACTCATCAATGGTTGGTGGTGGACCCATGAGGAGATGTATAAAGCAAGCTAG GAGAGCTAGCAGGCTAAGGTGCAGTTCTTCTTCAAGTGATAACAAG GAGAACCAAGAAACGCACAAGAGTGATGGAGTCTTTAAGATGCCAATACCCTTACCATTCCATGACAGACCAGTATCACTCCCCAGCTTCCCTCTATCCCCAATGGAGgacagtagctacaagcaaattaatTCTCCTTTT GACAACCTAGTTCTCTCATCTCCACCCAGTGATGGATTTGATCCTGAAGTGTTGTCAGAGGCTACTAATGAG GAAAGCCCTCCTTTACAGTCCTTGGGTGCCCTCCTAATGTCCCCTACTACACAATTTGTCAATGCA GTTAACTCTCCTACTGTATTAAAGCCAACTCCCGTTAGACCCAAGCCTTGTCTGTTTGGTAAACAGCTCCATCGGCAGTTAAGTGTGTCTTCTGTTGATGACCATCAACACGTCATAAGACCACCAAAG CGGTATATCCTCTCACCTCATCATGAAAGTGCAGCAAAGAAAACACCTTCATCTTTTACTGAGAGTCTACCAGGAAACTCTACTAGCATATCACCTAGG cagcaacaacaggcTGTTCCTTTTGTAAGGTCTTATTCATGTGTGGTACGTCCCCATGATACCCCAACACAAG ATGAAGATGAACTAATTGGTGATCAGTCAAAACCCTACTGTTTACCAATAGAGAGAGGTGCTAGTCCACCAGACTTGAAGTGTATATCACCACAGACA GTGGCGGATGTCTTATCTGGTAGCTATAGTCACTTGGTCAATTCATACACCATTGTTGATTGTAGATTTCCATATGAACATAATGGAGGTCATATTAAG GGGGCTATCAACATCTGGAATAAAgatgatttattaaaatatttcttACCAGACTCAGGACTACAGCACTCTTGTGAAGGATACAGAAACGTTTATATATTTCACTGTGAATTCTCCtcaaagaggggcccagggatGCTGAAGTTCTTGCGTGAGATGGACCGTAAAAGAAATGGTCTGGCAGACTTTCCCAAGTTGTACTACCCAGAGCTTTACCTGGCTCATGGTGGATACAAGTCATTTTATGAACAATTTCCA AAATTCTGTGAGCCAGAGGAATATTGTACTATGATAGACGACAACCACAAAGAAGAGTATAGACATTTCTCCGAACGTTCAAAGTCTTGGAGTGGTGAAACTAAGAAACGTTGCCCTTCATTGGGACGTCGTAGACACACGTTTTTAGGTGATCATTCAACCAAATGTACAGCCAGTAGACAGCTCTAG
- the LOC136269178 gene encoding M-phase inducer phosphatase 2-like isoform X1 — protein sequence MDGRNKPVTSVFSPGMELGTPNEEDISCLTPRRRLSLDKQEKSPPVTDNESGFCSWDGVSPTVDGGSLSSLDSVFLGSSIGKPSNSSMVGGGPMRRCIKQARRASRLRCSSSSSDNKENQETHKSDGVFKMPIPLPFHDRPVSLPSFPLSPMEDSSYKQINSPFDNLVLSSPPSDGFDPEVLSEATNEESPPLQSLGALLMSPTTQFVNAVNSPTVLKPTPVRPKPCLFGKQLHRQLSVSSVDDHQHVIRPPKRYILSPHHESAAKKTPSSFTESLPGNSTSISPRQQQQQAVPFVRSYSCVVRPHDTPTQDEDELIGDQSKPYCLPIERGASPPDLKCISPQTVADVLSGSYSHLVNSYTIVDCRFPYEHNGGHIKGAINIWNKDDLLKYFLPDSGLQHSCEGYRNVYIFHCEFSSKRGPGMLKFLREMDRKRNGLADFPKLYYPELYLAHGGYKSFYEQFPKFCEPEEYCTMIDDNHKEEYRHFSERSKSWSGETKKRCPSLGRRRHTFLGDHSTKCTASRQL from the exons ATGGATGGACGAAACAAACCCGTCACGTCTGTTTTCAGCCCAGGTATGGAGTTGGGTACACCCAATGAAGAAGACATCAGTTG TTTGACTCCTAGGAGGAGATTGTCTTTAGATAAACAGGAGAAGAGCCCGCCAGTAACTGACAATGAATCTG GGTTTTGTAGTTGGGATGGTGTATCTCCCACAGTTGATGGTGGTAGTTTGTCATCTCTTGATTCTGTGTTCCTGGGGAGTAGCAT AGGTAAGCCAAGCAACTCATCAATGGTTGGTGGTGGACCCATGAGGAGATGTATAAAGCAAGCTAG GAGAGCTAGCAGGCTAAGGTGCAGTTCTTCTTCAAGTGATAACAAG GAGAACCAAGAAACGCACAAGAGTGATGGAGTCTTTAAGATGCCAATACCCTTACCATTCCATGACAGACCAGTATCACTCCCCAGCTTCCCTCTATCCCCAATGGAGgacagtagctacaagcaaattaatTCTCCTTTT GACAACCTAGTTCTCTCATCTCCACCCAGTGATGGATTTGATCCTGAAGTGTTGTCAGAGGCTACTAATGAG GAAAGCCCTCCTTTACAGTCCTTGGGTGCCCTCCTAATGTCCCCTACTACACAATTTGTCAATGCA GTTAACTCTCCTACTGTATTAAAGCCAACTCCCGTTAGACCCAAGCCTTGTCTGTTTGGTAAACAGCTCCATCGGCAGTTAAGTGTGTCTTCTGTTGATGACCATCAACACGTCATAAGACCACCAAAG CGGTATATCCTCTCACCTCATCATGAAAGTGCAGCAAAGAAAACACCTTCATCTTTTACTGAGAGTCTACCAGGAAACTCTACTAGCATATCACCTAGG cagcagcaacaacaggcTGTTCCTTTTGTAAGGTCTTATTCATGTGTGGTACGTCCCCATGATACCCCAACACAAG ATGAAGATGAACTAATTGGTGATCAGTCAAAACCCTACTGTTTACCAATAGAGAGAGGTGCTAGTCCACCAGACTTGAAGTGTATATCACCACAGACA GTGGCGGATGTCTTATCTGGTAGCTATAGTCACTTGGTCAATTCATACACCATTGTTGATTGTAGATTTCCATATGAACATAATGGAGGTCATATTAAG GGGGCTATCAACATCTGGAATAAAgatgatttattaaaatatttcttACCAGACTCAGGACTACAGCACTCTTGTGAAGGATACAGAAACGTTTATATATTTCACTGTGAATTCTCCtcaaagaggggcccagggatGCTGAAGTTCTTGCGTGAGATGGACCGTAAAAGAAATGGTCTGGCAGACTTTCCCAAGTTGTACTACCCAGAGCTTTACCTGGCTCATGGTGGATACAAGTCATTTTATGAACAATTTCCA AAATTCTGTGAGCCAGAGGAATATTGTACTATGATAGACGACAACCACAAAGAAGAGTATAGACATTTCTCCGAACGTTCAAAGTCTTGGAGTGGTGAAACTAAGAAACGTTGCCCTTCATTGGGACGTCGTAGACACACGTTTTTAGGTGATCATTCAACCAAATGTACAGCCAGTAGACAGCTCTAG
- the LOC136269182 gene encoding uncharacterized protein, with protein sequence MKARYAWENYQRAIIAFLSILLTFLAFLCLIIVGGVPDWTRINLEDPSDVAEKSHITFGLFRGEYRIDSGFSDIARGDDFNVDDYLGNILPVWRLELTFALVVVAFVACIPAMFFTFLSTYQTVTTVWKGPVVAYLFNLLAAFFAFFAVGVYIDFFVWDLGNGHSVLRAQRFDLTQRVFITETTLRWCFIVHCVACGLLLTSVLLCWRLIVILPSFAGPVSVFKSEQSLTGQDNYQKTQVHQMEFQQSIQVNTLPTSVSFQQRPSVTSYEESSVLY encoded by the exons ATGAAGGCCCGATACGCATGGGAGAACTATCAACGTGCGATAATCGCATTTCTCAGTATACTGCTTACTTTCCTGGCATTTCTGTGCCTGATAATAGTAGGAGGTGTGCCTGATTGGACGCGCATCAACTTGGAAGATCCAAGCGATGTTGCTGAAAAATCACACATCACGTTTGGGCTGTTCAGAGGAGAATACAGAATTGACTCGGGCTTTTCAGACATCGCAAGAGGAGATGATTTTAATGTCG ACGACTACTTGGGAAATATTCTGCCAGTGTGGAGGCTGGAGTTGACGTTCGCTCTCGTTGTGGTAGCGTTCGTAGCCTGCATTCCTGCCATGTTCTTCACCTTCCTTAGTACCTATCAAACAGTAACAACTGTATGGAAGGGACCAGTGGTTGCCTACCTCTTCAACCTTCTAGCAG CTTTCTTTGCCTTTTTTGCTGTGGGAGTGTACATTGATTTCTTTGTGTGGGATTTGGGGAATGGTCATTCAGTGTTACGAGCACAAAGGTTTGACCTAACTCAGAGGGTCTTCATAACAGAGACCACTTTGAGATGGTGCTTCATTGTACACTGTGTGGCATGTGGTCTACTCCTTACATCAGTTCTGCTCTGTTGGAGACTCATTGTAATACTGCCAAGTTTTGCTGGTCCAGTAAGTGTGTTTAAGAGCGAGCAATCATTGACAGGACAAGACAACTACCAGAAAACACAGGTGCATCAGATGGAGTTCCAGCAGTCAATCCAGGTTAACACCTTACCAACTTCTGTGAGCTTCCAACAAAGACCATCGGTGACTTCATATGAAGAATCCAGCGTCCTTTACTAA
- the LOC136269180 gene encoding E3 ubiquitin-protein ligase KCMF1-like produces the protein MSRHTGVSCDACSKGSFVGKRYKCLICYDFDLCSECYDNNAEGSSNGRHDSSHPMQCILTKVDGELHYTGESHATQHPQSFTCPLCGKLGFSESQLHAHVNRHHSFSQGMHQEVICPVCAAQPGSDPNHLTDNFLAHLSMDHRALRDLDWMGDPSSRHVRRLLHSVRGRGRRQVLSYISGGGGASNGGSPYSYYGLPQDRQQQSQQQQQQSQQQSPQDSSSGDPIAELLSQLSGPGSRHGDDPSPFASHPSQIQQLISQQEKFERGSPSRRPFYRKIAANYSSGTSQPQVLPPREVYAYDQLSQGAVFPPLSADIPAILQEQSPYLLSKCIAPDLSESERETQEKARADRSLFVQQLILSTLCISDDSSSDSSSDDKS, from the exons ATGTCTCGTCATACTG GTGTAAGCTGTGACGCGTGTAGTAAGGGTAGTTTTGTTGGCAAGCGTTACAAGTGTCTGATTTGTTACGACTTTGACCTCTGTTCGGAGTGTTACGATAACAATGCGGAGGGCAGCAGTAACGGTCGTCATGACTCTTCACATCCTATGCAGTGTATTCTAACTAAAGTGGATGGAG AGTTACATTATACTGGTGAAAGCCATGCAACACAGCACCCGCAATCCTTCACGTGCCCACTATGTGGCAAGCTGGGGTTCTCTGAGTCACAGTTACACGCTCATGTTAACAGACACCACTCCTTCTCACAAGGCATGCACCAGGAAGTG ATTTGTCCAGTGTGTGCAGCTCAGCCTGGCAGCGACCCTAATCATTTAACAGATAATTTCCTGGCTCACCTAAGCATGGATCATCGTGCTCTACGAGATCTTGACTGGATG GGTGATCCTAGTTCACGACATGTACGGAGGCTTCTCCATTCAGTCAGGGGGCGTGGTCGCAGACAGGTGCTAAGTTACATCAGTGGTGGAGGTGGAGCCAGCAATGGTGGAAGCCCCTACAGCTACTACGGCTTGCCACAGGATCGTCAACAACAAtcacagcaacaacaacagcaatcaCAGCAGCAGTCACCACAAGATAGCAGTAGTGGTGATCCCATCGCTGAGCTTTTATCACAGTTATCTGGGCCTGGTAGCCGGCATGGTGATGATCCGTCGCCATTTGCCTCCCACCCATCACAGATACAACAGTTGATCAGTCAACAGGAGAAGTTTGAGAGAGGATCCCCATCCAGACGTCCATTTTATCGCAAGATAGCTGCTAATTATTCAAGTGGTACATCGCAGCCTCAGGTCCTGCCTCCACGAGAAGTATACGCTTATGACCAGCTGTCACAAGGTGCTGTGTTTCCACCACTGTCAGCTGATATACCAGCAATATTGCAAGAACAATCACCATATTTATTGTCAAA ATGTATTGCTCCAGACTTGTCCGAGTCAGAGAGAGAAACGCAAGAGAAGGCAAGAGCTGATCGTAGTctgtttgtacagcaactaaTTCTCTCCACATTGTGTATATCGGACGATAGTAGCAGTGACTCCTCGTCGGATGATAAGAGTTAG
- the LOC136269183 gene encoding protease-associated domain-containing protein 1-like has protein sequence MRLYGYISFFCWVLLATGYGVNDFIYFDILRPSQLAYLYKVLPAKDFGGLFNIKYNNVALVLSEPLDSCSPLDKSYEGQFVLASRGSCAFIRKALHAQQARALGLMVYNHDLNHADLFISMLHDKEYDHVITDITIPTAFMRGSDGHSITELLQQLNLDRVMITIPVNVTGTDRTLWSNAPWNLI, from the exons ATGCGATTGTACGGTTATATATCCTTCTTCTGCTGGGTATTATTAGCTACAG GGTACGGGGTGAACGATTTTATCTACTTTGATATTCTCCGTCCATCTCAGCTAGCCTATCTGTATAAAGTGTTACCAGCTAAAGACTTTGGAGGACTCTTT AACATAAAATACAACAATGTGGCTCTGGTATTATCCGAACCCTTGGACTCGTGTAGTCCTCTTGATAAATCTTACGAAGGACAGTTTGTGCTAGCTAGCAGAGG GTCCTGTGCATTCATCAGGAAGGCTCTTCATGCCCAGCAAGCCAGAGCACTAGGACTAATGGTGTACAATCATGACCTAAATCATGCTGATCTCTTCATTAGTATGTTACATGACAAGGAATACGATCATGTGATCACTGACATCACCATACCAACGGCCTTCATGAGGGGGTCAGATGG GCACAGCATTACTGAACTATTACAACAACTAAACCTGGACAGAGTGATGATCACAATACCAGTAAATGTGACCGGCACTGATCGAACATTGTGGAGTAATGCACCATGGAATCTCATATAA
- the LOC136236870 gene encoding uncharacterized protein, with product MKLLLLIVILTTSTTAITIDERCLELGEKNIVLTCPPCPEPDVSTGVKWCIQGDNFGTGAPPNCIRVRGCIYCDNFRPYFNLDVKTNGDLLMGVVRNVYDQTTFSCNRSCNRSENIMKETNVSVSSALQIVISKVSSNNHVMWHESETERFLCFGGFSGGNTTFSWLYEVDDDPMIQGSGQKLPDIVDISEYVTDCNIVLGCAQTCLSSVIKSLATNTTLPHPYVLKRPACGAASNSVKDGDYFRYVLLLVFGVVSTEYGGKHQFIVNRHEGRSAGVDVVNTNVTVSPAIVRQDIKLPNVLSSNVLLREQENYDIVCEVTGRSDVNANIRWVRNSGIIRQLPNINSGLACNTPNSDVFYTVESSIVRTTDYPNNTCNNSVLASSFTVTLYFCNITTTMMDNYSCEAYDSSKPIQVLVVVKVEDSEEEDKLEVALIIGFIVLNSVLVVAIAMTLVVLFWIRHSNKKQSNHQLMSQNAGLPVYLHGSRQIETSFFQDSDLKSDPLEFPFDQLEMLHPLGEGNFGCVYKARANGIIPGDNVRNIVAVKTLKGNARPSDIDDLEQELLILKMIQPHCNILNLLGYCNKPGVPLCLIVEFAFHGSLKEFLKLCRQHSDKQPVDAKHTPVHSGYLNDTSYYNDSSMAQPMVTQQVSLLVAHYVNGNDDWYMYQRSVVNTSDYYNTSTSQLQKDYHTKLGRLSVADIYFFMLQIARGMEHIGKMKLVHRDLAARNVLIAEGFVLKIGDFGLSRNLTDKDYYRKTGRGMIPARWMALESLDSGVHTYQSDVWSYGVVIWEILTYADLPYGMENFTKSIKGIIEYLKSGNRLTPPAIYGSIFYPMMSQCWEVDPNERPSFSELAESCEVQYTTIDYITDGEMNCSRWRCRTYHWLILVVCAIFVLYEYSTFLSTLKVKKNRPQHNDQASLTFQTRNRLPNVHVADVAHEIQAAPSSSSSPSTTSKSEQVVTVATRGPPNDPPVVQDRVTDNYESLLKLRDLVGTLNEKETIFNADLYPPLGTDGLVMIVQVHKRTEYLKMLIESLSNVRGIENVLLVFSFDYYDKQLLAVVEKITFCKVVEIFYPKSIQLYPDEFPGQSHDDCPRDIGKSRAMQQKCANAAHPDSYGHYREAPVTAIKHHWWWKINHVFDGMKATTNYPGYIIFLEEDLYAAPDIVSVTHQLIALKDKQCPQCDLLGLGLDQMAGNFRSSSNQVNMGSWRNNLAYAISRESWNHIRKCSKEFCTFDDYNWDWTLQSLGANCYHRTLNALLLQAPRVYHMGTCGTHQRNHGAANCNWNEGVVRVKGYINANQDNYFPAELSLSQGARGSQSRTRGFGGWGDPRDHELCLSFVHDR from the exons ATGAAGCTGCTATTACTAATTGTGATATTGACCACGAGCACAACGGCAATAACAATAG ACGAGAGATGCTTAGAGCTGGGAGAAAAGAACATTGTCTTGACGTGCCCACCATGCCCCGAGCCAGATGTAAGCACTGGTGTTAAGTGGTGCATTCAAGGAGACAATTTTGGCACTGGGGCTCCACCGAACTGTATCCGCGTCCGAGGCTGCATTTACTGCGATAATTTTAGGCCGTACTTCAATTTAGATGTCAAAACTAATGGCGACTTACTGATGGGCGTGGTACGTAATGTGTACGACCAGACAACGTTTAGCTGTAATAGATCATGCAATAGAAGTGAGAATATTATGAAGGAAACCAATGTATCAGTAAGCA gtGCTTTACAGATTGTTATATCAAAAGTGTCTTCAAACAATCATGTGATGTGGCATGAATCAGAAACAGAAAGGTTCTTGTGTTTTGGGGGTTTCAGTGGAGGCAACACGACATTCTCTTGGTTGTATGAAGTAGATGATGACCCTATGATCCAGGGATCTGGACAAAAGCTGCCTGATATTGTAGATATTTCAGAATATGTCACCGATTGCAATATCGTGTTAGGGTGTGCCCAAACATGTCTCTCATCTGTGATAAAATCACTTGCTACAAACACAACATTGCCACACCCTTATGTATTGAAGAGACCCGCTTGTGGGGCTGCAAGTAATTCTGTTAAAGATGGTGACTATTTCAGGTATGTATTGTTGCTTGTGTTTGGTGTGGTATCAACAGAGTATGGGGGCAAACACCAGTTCATTGTTAATAGACATGAAGGCAGGAGTGCTGGCGTGGATGTTGTTAacacaaatgtgacagtgtccCCAGCCATTGTCAGACAGGACATAAAACTACCAAATGTGTTAAGTTCAAATGTACTTCTGAGGGAGCAGGAAAACTATGACATAGTTTGTGAAGTTACTGGTAGAAGTGATGTCAATGCTAACATAAGATGGGTGAGGAACAGTGGTATAATTCGTCAGCTCCCCAACATCAACAGCGGTCTGGCATGTAACACACCTAATTCTGatgtgttttatacagtagAGTCGAGTATAGTAAGAACTACAGATTATCCTAACAATACATGCAACAACTCTGTCCTTGCTTCATCATTTACTGTAACactgtatttttgtaacattaccACGACAATGATGGATAACTACTCTTGTGAAGCTTACGACAGCAGTAAACCAATACAAGTGTTAGTGGTAGTTAAAGTTGAAGACAGTGAAGAAGAGGACAAGTTAGAGGTTGCTCTTATAATTGGGTTTATAGTACTTAACAGTGTCCTGGTAGTAGCCATAGCTATGACACTGGTAGTGTTGTTTTGGATCAGACATTCCAACAAGAAGCAATCTAATCATCAGTTAATGTCCCAAAATGCAGGGCTGCCTGTGTACCTCCATGGTTCTCGTCAGATTGAAACAAGTTTCTTTCAAGATAGTGACCTCAAAAGTGATCCACTGGAGTTTCCTTTTGACCAACTGGAAATGCTTCACCCACTAG GTGAAGGAAATTTTGGTTGTGTTTACAAGGCTCGAGCAAATGGCATTATTCCTGGTGATAATGTGAGGAATATTGTAGCAGTTAAGACACTAAAAG GTAATGCTCGACCATCTGACATTGATGATTTAGAACAGGAGCTACTCATTTTGAAGATGATCCAGCCTCATTGTAACATTTTAAACTTGTTGGGTTACTGCAATAAACCTG GTGTTCCACTTTGCCTTATTGTTGAGTTTGCATTCCACGGCAGTTTAAAGGAGTTCCTTAAGCTGTGCAGACAACACTCTGACAAACAACCTGTTGATGCCAAGCACACTCCTGTCCACAGTGGCTACCTCAATGACACCAGCTACTACAATGATTCATCAATGGCACAACCAATGGTGACACAACAAGTATCACTGCTTGTGGCACACTATGTCAACGGTAATGATGACTGGTACATGTACCAACGAAGTGTGGTCAACACTTCAGACTACTACAACACAAGCACATCTCAACTACAGAAAGATTACCACACCAAGCTTGGTCGGCTTAGTGTAGCAGATATCTACTTCTTCATGTTACAAATTGCCAGGGGTATGGAGCATATTGGCAAAATGAAG CTGGTACATCGTGACTTGGCTGCTCGTAATGTGCTCATTGCTGAAGGATTTGTCCTCAAGATTGGTGACTTTGGACTGTCAAGAAACCTTACCGATAAGGACTACTACAGGAAAACTGGCAGG GGTATGATCCCAGCTCGATGGATGGCACTTGAGTCACTTGACAGTGGAGTACACACTTATCAGAGTGATGT GTGGTCATATGGGGTTGTAATCTGGGAGATTCTCACTTATG CTGATCTACCATATGGGATGGAGAACTTCACCAAATCCATCAAAGGAATAATTGAGTATTTAAAGAGCGGAAACCGCTTAACACCACCTGCAATCTACGGCTCAATTTT TTACCCAATGATGTCACAGTGCTGGGAGGTTGATCCTAATGAAAGACCATCCTTCTCTGAACTGGCAGAGTCTTGTGAAGTTCA GTATACCACAATCGATTATATCACTGATGGGGAAATGAATTGCTCGCGGTGGAGATGTCGAACTTATCATTGGTTAATTCTAGTCGTGTGTGCCATCTTTGTTCTCTACGAGTACAGCACGTTCCTCAGTACACTGAAGGTGAAAAAGAATCGTCCACAACACAACGACCAAGCCTCCCTTACGTTCCAGACGAGAAATCGATTACCTAATGTACACGTTGCAGATGTGGCCCATGAGATTCAAGCCGCCCCAAGTAGTTCTTCATCACCTAGTACGACTAGTAAAAGCGAACAAGTTGTAACAGTGGCCACTAGGGGCCCACCAAACGATCCTCCTGTGGTACAAGATAGAGTGACTGATAATTATGAAAGTTTGTTGAAGTTGAGAGACTTAGTGGGAACCTTAAATGAGAAAGAGACTATTTTTAATGCTGACTTGTACCCTCCACTGGGTACCGATGGTTTAGTAATGATTGTACAAGTGCACAAACGAACAGAATACCTGAAGATGTTGATCGAGTCATTAAGTAATGTTCGTGGTATTGAAAATGTTTTACTAGTGTTTAGTTTTGACTATTATGATAAACAACTGTTAGCTGTGGTGGAGAAAATAACATTCTGTAAG GTGGTTGAGATTTTCTATCCCAAGTCCATCCAGCTCTACCCAGATGAGTTCCCTGGCCAATCTCATGATGACTGTCCAAGAGATATTGGCAAGAGCAG AGCTATGCAACAGAAATGTGCCAACGCTGCACATCCTGACAGTTATGGACACTATAGGGAAGCTCCTGTGACTGCTATTAAACACCACTGGTGGTGGAAG ATCAATCATGTGTTTGATGGTATGAAGGCCACAACCAACTATCCTGGTTATATCATCTTCCTTGAAGAAGACCTCTATGCAGCACCTGACATTGTGTCTGTGACACATCAGTTGATAGCACTAAAGGATAA GCAATGCCCACAGTGTGATTTACTTGGCCTGGGGCTGGACCAAATGGCTGGGAATTTCAGATCTTCCTCAAATCAG GTTAATATGGGATCATGGAGAAATAATCTGGCGTATGCCATCAGCCGAGAGTCTTGGAACCACATCAGAAAGTGTTCCAAG GAGTTTTGCACATTTGATGACTACAACTGGGATTGGACACTACAGTCATTAGGAGCCAACTGTTACCATCGGACACTGAACGCCTTGTTACTACAAGCCCCCAGGGTGTATCACATGGGAACATG TGGTACACATCAGAGGAATCATGGTGCTGCCAACTGCAACTGGAATGAAGGAGTGGTACGAGTCAAGGGATACATCAACGCCAATCAAGATAATTACTTCCCTGCTGAACTGTCATTGAGCCAAGGAGCTCGTGGCTCACAATCTCGGACTAGAGGCTTTGGTGGCTGGGGTGACCCCAGAGACCATGAACTGTGCTTGAGTTTTGTACATGATcgataa